In Pyrus communis chromosome 1, drPyrComm1.1, whole genome shotgun sequence, the following are encoded in one genomic region:
- the LOC137740195 gene encoding fatty-acid-binding protein 2-like, protein MRIKRFGFMDFDEGSPYNSHFSSFADNSLQRCRYFHVPGSLALEGAFNHISKLAGSLLFFFSSGPNTNATRDIEGNLHDSEPGSSTSYPQVKHFTSGRYNLRGFHFGFASRGESANAVIFGKISAFVMQFLHREAEKLHSHPLLSLAAGLVPPFGSLSSNVLAVPLETTDVLDQGPCEVGHHRCAGLPIPDLNWRRHAVEPITGTEFPMILDDVLTGESNSSLSSEVLVGTGSKTMTIIKIKSLKVYAFGFYIHPHSVCKKLGPKYASISVDELNKCHDFYEDLLRADIDMTVRLVVNCNGMKINTVKDAFEKSLRARLVKANPETDYHCIRTFGSNFTQDIPLPVGTTIDFQRTADGNLITKIEGNQIGAVHSKDLCRAFFDMYLGDVPVSEQTKEEIGRNVANIIRSC, encoded by the exons ATGAGGATTAAGCGGTTCGGGTTCATGGATTTCGATGAAGGATCTCCATACAATTCACATTTTAGTTCATTTGCGGATAATTCATTGCAACGGTGTAGATACTTTCATGTTCCCGGAAGTTTAGCTCTTGAAGGAGCATTTAACCACATCTCTAAACTTGCTGGTTCTTTACTATTCTTCTTCTCTAGTGGACCCAATACAAATGCTACTAGAGATATAGAGGGTAATTTGCATGATTCTGAACCTGGAAGCTCCACGTCTTATCCACAAGTTAAACATTTTACTTCTGGTCGATATAATCTTAGAGGATTTCACTTTGGATTTGCATCAAGAGGAGAATCTGCTAATGCAGTGATTTTTGGAAAGATTTCGGCTTTTGTAATGCAATTCCTACACAGAGAAGCTGAAAAGCTACATTCACATCCCTTGCTCTCGTTAGCTGCTGGACTTGTACCTCCTTTTGGCAGCTT ATCTTCAAATGTACTAGCTGTTCCATTGGAGACTACGGATGTCTTGGATCAAGGGCCTTGTGAGGTTGGGCATCACAGATGTGCAGGATTACCAATTcccgacttgaactggagaagACATGCAGTGGAACCTATTACTGGCACTGAGTTTCCTATGATTTTGGACGACGTTTTAACAGGGGAGAGTAATTCCAGTTTAAGTTCAGAG GTCCTTGTGGGAACTGGATCCAAAACAATGacaataatcaaaataaaatctCTGAAGGTCTATGCATTTGGGTTCT ATATCCATCCTCACTCTGTTTGCAAGAAGTTGGGGCCAAAATATGCTTCCATTTCAGTAGATGAACTAAACAAGTGCCATGATTTCTATGAAGATCTTCTCAG GGCGGATATTGATATGACAGTTAGGCTTGTGGTTAATTGCAATGGGATGAAAATCAATACTGTGAAAGA TGCCTTTGAGAAATCCCTTCGAGCTCGATTGGTGAAG GCGAACCCAGAGACTGACTATCATTGCATAAGAACATTTGGTTCAAACTTCACACAAGATATTCCTTTGCCAGTG GGAACAACAATTGATTTCCAACGTACAGCTGATGGAAACTTAATTACTAAAA TTGAAGGTAATCAGATTGGAGCAGTCCACAGCAAGGATCTATGCA GAGCCTTCTTTGACATGTACCTGGGTGATGTCCCGGTGTCAGAGCAAACAAAAGAAGAGATTGGCAGAAACGTCGCCAATATTATTCGAAGTTGCTGA